From a region of the Osmia lignaria lignaria isolate PbOS001 chromosome 10, iyOsmLign1, whole genome shotgun sequence genome:
- the ATP8B gene encoding ATPase phospholipid transporting 8B isoform X4 yields MIREDEGEEGSRWKYVRGEADIVSSARLKCHEEEEVKDCDEDDKVSVACTTTKSDAEDSRKGSATAASVCIEEENGGTRRKKKKRRKTRKKQQLQLQELPPLDVSGDGPQAHTVLNLPSSSDEVEAVGECSKRDSSSSLGGASRHNTLRESLLTVLGKLVIWKGTRYRSATAASSSSSAPPNSPPATECIGRSTSFFSNETERRIRANNREYNSQFNYANNYIKTSKYSVLTFLPLNLFEQFQRLANFYFLCLLVLQMIPAISSLTPITTAIPLIGVLMLTAVKDAYDDFQRHSSDSQVNNRKSQTLRGTSLREEKWSQVQVGDVIRMENDQFVAADVLLLSTSEPNGLCYIETAELDGETNLKCRQCLAETAEMMDNHELIGQFDGEIVCETPNNLLNKFDGNLTWKGRKYPLDNDKIILRGCVLRNTQWCYGVVIFAGKDTKLMQNSGKTKFKRTSIDRLLNLLIIGIVFFLLSMCLFCMIGCGIWESLVGRYFQVYLPWDSLVPSEPMGGATVIALLVFFSYAIVLNTVVPISLYVSVEVIRFVQSFLINWDEEMYYAPTNTHAKARTTTLNEELGQIEYIFSDKTGTLTQNIMTFNKCSIAGKCYGDVIDEVTGEVVDLTETDKAARTPTMRWKNGQEFVQVYTPISGPNVRLLEQVDRISNIIRDPGVYGSPMIPHKRSTTPSLDFSFNKDYEPEFKFYDSALLEAVKRDNEDVHSFFRLLALCHTVMPEEKNGRLEYQAQSPDEAALVSAARNFGFVFKERSPNSITIEVMGKREVYELLCILDFNNVRKRMSVILRKDGHLRLYCKGADNVIYERLKKGSEEIMAKSLEHLNKFAGEGLRTLCLSVRDLDEQFFNDWKQRHQEAALSQENRDDKLDAIYEEIEKDMTLLGATAIEDKLQDGVPQTIANLGLAGIKIWVLTGDKQETAINIGYSCQLLTDDLTDVFIVDATTYDGVENQLTRYLETIKTTSSHHNRPTLSVVTFSDTEYNPSRDEQDEHEMEQATGFAVVINGHSLVHALHPQLEQLFLDVSSQCKAVICCRVTPLQKAMVVELIKKNKNAVTLAIGDGANDVSMIKTAHIGVGISGQEGLQAVLASDYSIGQFRFLERLLLVHGRWSYYRMSKFLRYFFYKNFAFTLCHIWFAFFCGFSAQTVFDPMYISVYNLFYTSLPVMAVGIFDQDVNDKNSLMYPKLYAPGLQNLLFNKKEFCWSAIHGFFASCVLFLVPYGTYKDGVSPKGYVLSDHMLLGSVVATILVIVVTVQIALDTSYWTIVNHIMVWGSLIWYFVLDYFYNFVIGGSYVGSLTMAMSEATFWFTAVISCIILVIPVLSWRFFFIDVRPTLSDRVRLKQRLAQLRSRQSQDILRTPSTRRTRRSLRSGYAFAHQEGFGRLITSGKIMRKLPNGADFKFAMPFTNNTSKQVSVATTSPKDNASKNSHTLDTINL; encoded by the exons GTGAAGGACTGCGACGAGGACGACAAAGTCTCGGTGGCGTGTACGACAACGAAATCGGACGCGGAAGATAGCCGGAAGGGATCGGCCACCGCGGCATCGGTGTGCATCGAGGAAGAAAACGGCGGTACAcggcgaaagaagaagaaacgtcgGAAAACACGGAAGAAACAGCAGTTGCAGTTGCAGGAGCTACCACCTCTGGATGTGTCCGGAGACGGTCCACAAGCGCACACCGTGCTGAACCTACCCTCGTCCTCGGACGAGGTCGAAGCGGTCGGTGAATGCTCGAAAAGAGACTCATCCAGCAGCTTGGGTGGTGCCAGTAGGCACAACACCCTTCGAGAATCTTTGCTCACGGTGTTGGGTAAGCTGGTGATCTGGAAGGGCACAAGATACCGTTCAGCCACCGCAGCTTCCTCATCGTCCTCGGCGCCACCCAATTCACCGCCAGCTACCGAGTGTATCGGCCGTAGCACATCCTTTTTTTCGAACG aaaCGGAGAGGAGAATTCGCGCCAATAACCGCGAGTACAACTCACAGTTTAATTATGCG aACAATTACATCAAGACGTCCAAGTATTCGGTTCTGACGTTCCTACCATTAAACTTGTTCGAGCAATTTCAGCGGCTCGCTAACTTTTACTTCCTATGCCTGCTGGTGCTTCAGATGATCCCCGCTATCTCCTCCTTGACCCCCATCACTACCGCCATACCCCTTATAGGGGTGCTCATGCTCACTGCCGTCAAAGATGCCTACGACGATTTT CAACGGCACAGCAGCGATTCGCAGGTGAACAATCGAAAATCTCAAACACTGCGAGGAACTAGTCTACGCGAAGAGAAATGGTCGCAAGTGCAAGTAGGTGATGTGATCAGAATGGAAAATGATCAGTTCGTTGCAGCCGACGTCCTTCTTTTATCTACTAGTGAGCCAAATGGTCTTTGTTACATTGAAACCGCGGAATTAGATGG GGAGACAAATTTAAAGTGTCGGCAGTGTTTGGCTGAGACTGCTGAGATGATGGATAACCATGAATTGATCGGTCAATTTGATGGAGAGATTGTTTGCGAGACTCCTAATAATCTGTTAAATAAATTCGATGGTAATCTTACGTGGAAGGGACGAAA ATACCCATTGGACAacgataaaattatattacGGGGTTGCGTGCTTAGAAACACGCAATGGTGCTATGGTGTGGTCATCTTTGCAGGCAAGGATACCAAATTGATGCAAAACTCAGGGAAGACAAAATTTAAAAGGACCTCTATAGATAGGCTGCTGAATCTTCTCATCATTGGGATAGTGTTCTTTTTACTTTCAATGTGTTTATTCTGTATGATCGGCTGTGGTATTTGGGAGAGTCTTGTAGGCCGTTATTTCCAAGTGTATCTGCCATGGGACTCGTTGGTGCCTAGCGAGCCTATGGGTGGTGCCACAGTGATCGCGCTACTTGTGTTCTTCTCTTATGCTATCGTATTGAACACAGTGGTGCCAATAAGTTTGTATGTGAGTGTCGAAGTAATCAGATTTGTTCAATCGTTTTTGATCAATTGGGACGAAGAAATGTATTATGCACCAACGAATACACACGCTAAAGCAAGGACTACTACGTTAAACGAGGAGTTGGGGCAAATAGAGTATATATTTTCCGATAAGACCGGAACATTGACGCAAAACATTATGACATTTAACAAGTGTTCTATAGCAGGAAAGTGTTATGGAGATGTTATCGATGAAGTTACCGGGGAAGTCGTCGATTTAACCGAG ACGGACAAAGCCGCCCGAACACCTACGATGCGATGGAAAAATGGTCAAGAATTTGTTCAAGTTTATACACCAATAAGTGGTCCGAACGTACGTCTACTGGAACAGGTGGACAGGATATCAAATATAATTCGAGATCCAGGCGTCTATGGCAGCCCGATGATTCCACATAAACGTTCA ACAACGCCATCGTTGGATTTCTCCTTCAACAAGGATTATGAGCCAGAGTTCAAGTTCTATGATTCTGCACTACTTGAAGCTGTAAAGCGAGACAATGAGGATGTTCATAGTTTCTTTCGATTGTTGGCACTTTGTCATACCGTCATGCCAGAAGAGAAAAATGGCAGGCTGGAATATCAAGCACAGTCACCAGACGAAGCTGCTCTCGTATCGGCAGCTAGAAACTTTGGTTTTGTATTTAAAGAACGATCTCCAAATAGTATAACGATCGAAGTTATGGGGAAACGGGAAGTATATGAATTGCTTTGCATTCTTGACTTTAATAACGTCAGAAAAAGAATGTCGGTCATTTTGAGGAAGGATGGACATCTTAGATTGTATTGCAAAGGAGCGGACAATGTTATTTATGAAAGATTGAAAAAAGGCAGCGAAGAGATAATGGCAAAATCATTGGAACATCTTAATAAATTTGCGGGTGAGGGCTTGAGAACATTGTGTCTTTCGGTCAGAGATCTAGACGAGCAATTTTTCAATGATTGGAAACAACGTCATCAAGAAGCTGCCCTCAGTCAAGAAAACAGAGACGATAAATTGGATGCTATTTACGAGGAAATAGAAAAGGATATGACCTTATTGGGCGCTACTGCCATTGAGGATAAGTTACAGGATGGTGTTCCTCAAACTATAGCTAATTTAGGTCTTGCTGGTATCAAGATCTGGGTTTTAACTGGTGACAAACAAG AAACGGCTATCAATATTGGTTATTCCTGCCAGTTGTTGACAGACGACCTTACTGACGTTTTTATAGTAGATGCCACTACCTATGATGGCGTTGAAAATCAGTTAACACGATATTTGGAAACTATCAAAACAACCTCCAGTCATCATAATCGGCCAACTCTATCCGTCGTCACATTCAG CGATACTGAATACAATCCTAGCAGGGATGAACAAGACGAACACGAAATGGAACAAGCAACTGGGTTTGCAGTAGTTATTAATGGTCATTCTTTGGTTCATGCTCTACATCCGCAACTTGAACAACTTTTCCTTGATGTATCAAGCCAAT GTAAAGCTGTGATATGTTGTCGCGTGACACCCTTACAAAAAGCAATGGTCGTCgagttaataaagaaaaataaaaatgccgTAACTTTAGCGATTGGCGATGGAGCTAACGATGTCTCGATGATAAAAACAGCTCATATAGGTGTTGGCATCAGTGGTCAAGAAGGATTGCAGGCCGTATTAGCATCCGATTATTCAATAGGGCAATTCAGATTTTTGGAGAGACTGCTTCTTGTTCATGGCAGATGGTCGTATTATAGAATGAGCAAAtttcttcgatattttttttacaaGAACTTTGCGTTTACATTGTGCCACATCTGGTTTGCATTTTTCTGTGGATTCAGTGCACAG ACGGTATTTGATCCTATGTACATTTCTGTCTACAATCTATTTTATACGTCATTACCTGTAATGGCAGTTGGTATATTTGATCAAGATGTTAACGATAAAAATAGTTTAATGTATCCGAAACTATATGCACCCGGATTAcaaaatttactttttaataaaaaggaattttgcTGGAGTGCAATACATGGTTTTTTTGCCAGTTGTGTATTATTTTTAGTTCCGTATG GAACATATAAGGATGGAGTATCACCAAAGGGCTATGTACTTTCTGATCATATGTTGCTGGGAAGTGTTGTAGCCACCATATTAGTCATTGTTGTGACTGTTCAAATAGCCCTTGATACATCGTATTGGACGATTGTTAATCATATTATGGTTTGGGGCTCACTCATTTGGTATTTTGTTTTAGATTATTTCTATAACTTCGTCATAGGTGGTAGTTATGTTGGCAGTCTTACAATG GCAATGTCTGAAGCAACGTTTTGGTTCACGGCGGTCATTTCCTGTATCATATTGGTAATACCTGTACTCTCGTGGCGATTTTTCTTCATAGATGTTAGGCCAACGTTGTCTGACAGAGTTAGACTTAAGCAGAGGTTGGCGCAACTTCGTTCTCGTCAAAGTCAAGACATACTTCGTACCCCGTCTACGAGACGAACGCGACGATCTCTTCGTTCGGGATACGCTTTCGCGCATCAAGAAGGTTTTGGCAGACTCATTACATCCGGAAAGATTATGCGAAAATTACCAAATGGTGCAGATTTTAAGTTTGCCATGCCATTTACGAACAATACCAGCAAACAAGTTAGTGTTGCCACAACATCACCAAAGGATAATGCATCAAAAAATTCGCACACATTGGATACTATTAATCTATAA
- the ATP8B gene encoding ATPase phospholipid transporting 8B isoform X6 yields MIREDEGEEGSRWKYVRGEADIVSSARLKCHEEEEVKDCDEDDKVSVACTTTKSDAEDSRKGSATAASVCIEEENGGTRRKKKKRRKTRKKQQLQLQELPPLDVSGDGPQAHTVLNLPSSSDEVEAVGECSKRDSSSSLGGASRHNTLRESLLTVLGKLVIWKGTRYRSATAASSSSSAPPNSPPATECIGRSTSFFSNETERRIRANNREYNSQFNYANNYIKTSKYSVLTFLPLNLFEQFQRLANFYFLCLLVLQMIPAISSLTPITTAIPLIGVLMLTAVKDAYDDFQRHSSDSQVNNRKSQTLRGTSLREEKWSQVQVGDVIRMENDQFVAADVLLLSTSEPNGLCYIETAELDGETNLKCRQCLAETAEMMDNHELIGQFDGEIVCETPNNLLNKFDGNLTWKGRKYPLDNDKIILRGCVLRNTQWCYGVVIFAGKDTKLMQNSGKTKFKRTSIDRLLNLLIIGIVFFLLSMCLFCMIGCGIWESLVGRYFQVYLPWDSLVPSEPMGGATVIALLVFFSYAIVLNTVVPISLYVSVEVIRFVQSFLINWDEEMYYAPTNTHAKARTTTLNEELGQIEYIFSDKTGTLTQNIMTFNKCSIAGKCYGDVIDEVTGEVVDLTETTPSLDFSFNKDYEPEFKFYDSALLEAVKRDNEDVHSFFRLLALCHTVMPEEKNGRLEYQAQSPDEAALVSAARNFGFVFKERSPNSITIEVMGKREVYELLCILDFNNVRKRMSVILRKDGHLRLYCKGADNVIYERLKKGSEEIMAKSLEHLNKFAGEGLRTLCLSVRDLDEQFFNDWKQRHQEAALSQENRDDKLDAIYEEIEKDMTLLGATAIEDKLQDGVPQTIANLGLAGIKIWVLTGDKQETAINIGYSCQLLTDDLTDVFIVDATTYDGVENQLTRYLETIKTTSSHHNRPTLSVVTFRWDKESSDTEYNPSRDEQDEHEMEQATGFAVVINGHSLVHALHPQLEQLFLDVSSQCKAVICCRVTPLQKAMVVELIKKNKNAVTLAIGDGANDVSMIKTAHIGVGISGQEGLQAVLASDYSIGQFRFLERLLLVHGRWSYYRMSKFLRYFFYKNFAFTLCHIWFAFFCGFSAQTVFDPMYISVYNLFYTSLPVMAVGIFDQDVNDKNSLMYPKLYAPGLQNLLFNKKEFCWSAIHGFFASCVLFLVPYGTYKDGVSPKGYVLSDHMLLGSVVATILVIVVTVQIALDTSYWTIVNHIMVWGSLIWYFVLDYFYNFVIGGSYVGSLTMAMSEATFWFTAVISCIILVIPVLSWRFFFIDVRPTLSDRVRLKQRLAQLRSRQSQDILRTPSTRRTRRSLRSGYAFAHQEGFGRLITSGKIMRKLPNGADFKFAMPFTNNTSKQVSVATTSPKDNASKNSHTLDTINL; encoded by the exons GTGAAGGACTGCGACGAGGACGACAAAGTCTCGGTGGCGTGTACGACAACGAAATCGGACGCGGAAGATAGCCGGAAGGGATCGGCCACCGCGGCATCGGTGTGCATCGAGGAAGAAAACGGCGGTACAcggcgaaagaagaagaaacgtcgGAAAACACGGAAGAAACAGCAGTTGCAGTTGCAGGAGCTACCACCTCTGGATGTGTCCGGAGACGGTCCACAAGCGCACACCGTGCTGAACCTACCCTCGTCCTCGGACGAGGTCGAAGCGGTCGGTGAATGCTCGAAAAGAGACTCATCCAGCAGCTTGGGTGGTGCCAGTAGGCACAACACCCTTCGAGAATCTTTGCTCACGGTGTTGGGTAAGCTGGTGATCTGGAAGGGCACAAGATACCGTTCAGCCACCGCAGCTTCCTCATCGTCCTCGGCGCCACCCAATTCACCGCCAGCTACCGAGTGTATCGGCCGTAGCACATCCTTTTTTTCGAACG aaaCGGAGAGGAGAATTCGCGCCAATAACCGCGAGTACAACTCACAGTTTAATTATGCG aACAATTACATCAAGACGTCCAAGTATTCGGTTCTGACGTTCCTACCATTAAACTTGTTCGAGCAATTTCAGCGGCTCGCTAACTTTTACTTCCTATGCCTGCTGGTGCTTCAGATGATCCCCGCTATCTCCTCCTTGACCCCCATCACTACCGCCATACCCCTTATAGGGGTGCTCATGCTCACTGCCGTCAAAGATGCCTACGACGATTTT CAACGGCACAGCAGCGATTCGCAGGTGAACAATCGAAAATCTCAAACACTGCGAGGAACTAGTCTACGCGAAGAGAAATGGTCGCAAGTGCAAGTAGGTGATGTGATCAGAATGGAAAATGATCAGTTCGTTGCAGCCGACGTCCTTCTTTTATCTACTAGTGAGCCAAATGGTCTTTGTTACATTGAAACCGCGGAATTAGATGG GGAGACAAATTTAAAGTGTCGGCAGTGTTTGGCTGAGACTGCTGAGATGATGGATAACCATGAATTGATCGGTCAATTTGATGGAGAGATTGTTTGCGAGACTCCTAATAATCTGTTAAATAAATTCGATGGTAATCTTACGTGGAAGGGACGAAA ATACCCATTGGACAacgataaaattatattacGGGGTTGCGTGCTTAGAAACACGCAATGGTGCTATGGTGTGGTCATCTTTGCAGGCAAGGATACCAAATTGATGCAAAACTCAGGGAAGACAAAATTTAAAAGGACCTCTATAGATAGGCTGCTGAATCTTCTCATCATTGGGATAGTGTTCTTTTTACTTTCAATGTGTTTATTCTGTATGATCGGCTGTGGTATTTGGGAGAGTCTTGTAGGCCGTTATTTCCAAGTGTATCTGCCATGGGACTCGTTGGTGCCTAGCGAGCCTATGGGTGGTGCCACAGTGATCGCGCTACTTGTGTTCTTCTCTTATGCTATCGTATTGAACACAGTGGTGCCAATAAGTTTGTATGTGAGTGTCGAAGTAATCAGATTTGTTCAATCGTTTTTGATCAATTGGGACGAAGAAATGTATTATGCACCAACGAATACACACGCTAAAGCAAGGACTACTACGTTAAACGAGGAGTTGGGGCAAATAGAGTATATATTTTCCGATAAGACCGGAACATTGACGCAAAACATTATGACATTTAACAAGTGTTCTATAGCAGGAAAGTGTTATGGAGATGTTATCGATGAAGTTACCGGGGAAGTCGTCGATTTAACCGAG ACAACGCCATCGTTGGATTTCTCCTTCAACAAGGATTATGAGCCAGAGTTCAAGTTCTATGATTCTGCACTACTTGAAGCTGTAAAGCGAGACAATGAGGATGTTCATAGTTTCTTTCGATTGTTGGCACTTTGTCATACCGTCATGCCAGAAGAGAAAAATGGCAGGCTGGAATATCAAGCACAGTCACCAGACGAAGCTGCTCTCGTATCGGCAGCTAGAAACTTTGGTTTTGTATTTAAAGAACGATCTCCAAATAGTATAACGATCGAAGTTATGGGGAAACGGGAAGTATATGAATTGCTTTGCATTCTTGACTTTAATAACGTCAGAAAAAGAATGTCGGTCATTTTGAGGAAGGATGGACATCTTAGATTGTATTGCAAAGGAGCGGACAATGTTATTTATGAAAGATTGAAAAAAGGCAGCGAAGAGATAATGGCAAAATCATTGGAACATCTTAATAAATTTGCGGGTGAGGGCTTGAGAACATTGTGTCTTTCGGTCAGAGATCTAGACGAGCAATTTTTCAATGATTGGAAACAACGTCATCAAGAAGCTGCCCTCAGTCAAGAAAACAGAGACGATAAATTGGATGCTATTTACGAGGAAATAGAAAAGGATATGACCTTATTGGGCGCTACTGCCATTGAGGATAAGTTACAGGATGGTGTTCCTCAAACTATAGCTAATTTAGGTCTTGCTGGTATCAAGATCTGGGTTTTAACTGGTGACAAACAAG AAACGGCTATCAATATTGGTTATTCCTGCCAGTTGTTGACAGACGACCTTACTGACGTTTTTATAGTAGATGCCACTACCTATGATGGCGTTGAAAATCAGTTAACACGATATTTGGAAACTATCAAAACAACCTCCAGTCATCATAATCGGCCAACTCTATCCGTCGTCACATTCAGGTGGGACAAGGAAAG CAGCGATACTGAATACAATCCTAGCAGGGATGAACAAGACGAACACGAAATGGAACAAGCAACTGGGTTTGCAGTAGTTATTAATGGTCATTCTTTGGTTCATGCTCTACATCCGCAACTTGAACAACTTTTCCTTGATGTATCAAGCCAAT GTAAAGCTGTGATATGTTGTCGCGTGACACCCTTACAAAAAGCAATGGTCGTCgagttaataaagaaaaataaaaatgccgTAACTTTAGCGATTGGCGATGGAGCTAACGATGTCTCGATGATAAAAACAGCTCATATAGGTGTTGGCATCAGTGGTCAAGAAGGATTGCAGGCCGTATTAGCATCCGATTATTCAATAGGGCAATTCAGATTTTTGGAGAGACTGCTTCTTGTTCATGGCAGATGGTCGTATTATAGAATGAGCAAAtttcttcgatattttttttacaaGAACTTTGCGTTTACATTGTGCCACATCTGGTTTGCATTTTTCTGTGGATTCAGTGCACAG ACGGTATTTGATCCTATGTACATTTCTGTCTACAATCTATTTTATACGTCATTACCTGTAATGGCAGTTGGTATATTTGATCAAGATGTTAACGATAAAAATAGTTTAATGTATCCGAAACTATATGCACCCGGATTAcaaaatttactttttaataaaaaggaattttgcTGGAGTGCAATACATGGTTTTTTTGCCAGTTGTGTATTATTTTTAGTTCCGTATG GAACATATAAGGATGGAGTATCACCAAAGGGCTATGTACTTTCTGATCATATGTTGCTGGGAAGTGTTGTAGCCACCATATTAGTCATTGTTGTGACTGTTCAAATAGCCCTTGATACATCGTATTGGACGATTGTTAATCATATTATGGTTTGGGGCTCACTCATTTGGTATTTTGTTTTAGATTATTTCTATAACTTCGTCATAGGTGGTAGTTATGTTGGCAGTCTTACAATG GCAATGTCTGAAGCAACGTTTTGGTTCACGGCGGTCATTTCCTGTATCATATTGGTAATACCTGTACTCTCGTGGCGATTTTTCTTCATAGATGTTAGGCCAACGTTGTCTGACAGAGTTAGACTTAAGCAGAGGTTGGCGCAACTTCGTTCTCGTCAAAGTCAAGACATACTTCGTACCCCGTCTACGAGACGAACGCGACGATCTCTTCGTTCGGGATACGCTTTCGCGCATCAAGAAGGTTTTGGCAGACTCATTACATCCGGAAAGATTATGCGAAAATTACCAAATGGTGCAGATTTTAAGTTTGCCATGCCATTTACGAACAATACCAGCAAACAAGTTAGTGTTGCCACAACATCACCAAAGGATAATGCATCAAAAAATTCGCACACATTGGATACTATTAATCTATAA